The Pseudomonadota bacterium genome has a window encoding:
- a CDS encoding RluA family pseudouridine synthase: MADRRDTSLPRIVFEDDSIIVIDKPAGMPCASLKEGERGTLAAWLNDRRAAQAGVGRNPLEAGLANRIDNGTSGLVIAAKSTEAHENLRAQLSGGSARKRYLALVIGDPPARGMTDVPIAHHRSKAKRMVACETKSRAAALSARPAHTSFEVVERLELDGAHYALLSVMIRAGVRHQIRVHLAHLGFPISGDPIYRSPGKRGADPLAPPRQMLHSARLSLAHPASGEIVSFEAPLPPDFTKAISRLSARRNR, translated from the coding sequence ATGGCAGACCGTCGCGACACATCTCTCCCCAGGATCGTCTTCGAGGACGATTCCATAATAGTCATAGACAAGCCTGCGGGCATGCCGTGCGCCTCACTGAAGGAGGGCGAACGGGGCACCCTGGCCGCGTGGCTCAACGACCGTCGGGCCGCCCAGGCTGGCGTGGGCCGAAACCCCCTCGAGGCCGGGCTCGCGAACCGCATAGACAACGGGACCTCGGGGCTGGTCATCGCGGCGAAGAGCACCGAGGCGCACGAAAACCTCAGGGCGCAGCTCTCGGGAGGCTCTGCGAGAAAGAGGTACCTCGCGCTCGTGATCGGCGACCCCCCTGCACGCGGCATGACCGACGTCCCCATCGCACACCACCGGTCGAAGGCGAAGAGGATGGTCGCGTGCGAGACAAAGTCCCGCGCAGCCGCTCTCTCCGCGAGGCCGGCCCACACCTCGTTCGAGGTGGTGGAGCGGCTCGAGCTGGACGGCGCGCACTACGCGCTCCTCTCGGTCATGATCAGGGCCGGGGTGCGCCACCAGATACGCGTGCACCTGGCGCATCTGGGCTTCCCCATATCGGGCGATCCCATCTACCGCAGCCCCGGAAAGAGGGGCGCCGACCCCCTCGCCCCCCCGAGGCAGATGTTGCACAGCGCGAGGCTCTCCCTCGCTCACCCCGCATCGGGGGAGATCGTGTCTTTCGAGGCGCCGCTCCCGCCCGATTTCACAAAGGCGATCTCGCGCCTCTCTGCGCGCAGGAATCGTTGA
- a CDS encoding DUF3047 domain-containing protein: protein MRISVISALAVAATLMAASVMLVGGTAVGGAGSLALDDLSTSKTGSFPRRWRTWPMQRGDAAKVYRVVDEDGRKFIRAHDEWDLSEQIFLNFDWNVKARPRLSWQWRATRLPAGGDESRDAANDSACALYVVVGRYKGHAIKYVWSTTLPAGRVVSRRDGKLKVKVLDSGGAGVWRSHTVDVLKDYRDLFGSDLEKNPSGIGILTDGNATHSPSACDYADFAISKEAG from the coding sequence ATGCGCATATCCGTCATATCGGCGCTCGCGGTCGCCGCCACGCTCATGGCCGCATCGGTGATGCTGGTCGGAGGCACGGCCGTGGGGGGCGCCGGCAGCCTCGCGCTCGACGACCTCTCCACCTCCAAGACCGGCTCCTTCCCCAGGCGATGGCGCACCTGGCCCATGCAGCGGGGCGACGCGGCGAAGGTCTACAGGGTAGTGGATGAGGACGGCAGGAAATTCATCCGCGCCCATGACGAGTGGGACCTCTCGGAGCAGATATTTCTCAACTTCGACTGGAACGTCAAGGCGAGGCCTCGGCTCTCATGGCAGTGGCGAGCGACGAGGCTGCCCGCAGGCGGGGACGAGTCCCGGGACGCCGCCAACGACAGCGCATGCGCCCTGTACGTGGTGGTGGGACGCTACAAGGGGCACGCGATCAAGTACGTCTGGAGCACGACGCTGCCGGCGGGCAGGGTAGTCTCCAGGAGGGACGGAAAGCTCAAGGTGAAGGTGCTCGACAGCGGCGGCGCGGGCGTATGGCGCAGCCACACTGTCGACGTGCTGAAGGACTACCGCGATCTGTTCGGAAGCGATCTTGAAAAGAACCCCTCCGGCATAGGCATACTCACCGACGG